The following are from one region of the Paraglaciecola sp. L1A13 genome:
- the xdhB gene encoding xanthine dehydrogenase molybdopterin binding subunit, producing the protein MRKLIEQPFTSNPQGKVGKSHPHESAIRQVSGQARYVDDMPQPANLQFAAIGTSPAASGAIKSLDLADVWASLGVTDVITVDDVPGHVDIAPVFDGDPIFAQNSVLFHGQAVFAVLADTVEHARQAALKAKIEITPSASCLSVEAAKQQSNFVRPPHYMQQGDFAAAYKVSDFTLQNHLSIGGQEHMYLEGQVSMAISEEEDRVLVYTSSQHPSEVQKLIAEVLNCKLHKVVVDMRRMGGGFGGKETQAAQWACIAALLAKRNQCAVKLRLPRMQDMIATGKRHPFENSYKVGFDKEGLINAADIDINGNCGHSPDLSDAIVDRAMFHCDNGYYLENVNVAGHRCRTNQVSHTAYRGFGGPQGMIVAEAMMDAIARRVNKDPLTVRKLNLYGEHQRNVTPYGMTVEHNLLADIISRLEDSSDYWPRRKSINEFNKTNPIIKKGLALTPVKFGISFTAKHLNQAGALLHVYTDGSMQINHGGTEMGQGLHTKIGQIVANEFGISLHDVEVTSTRTDKVPNTSPTAASSGTDLNGKAAQNACITIKQRLADFYAAEINRSDLTAEHVIFADNTVMLGEHSIGFVELIQNAYIGRVSLSSTGFYKTPKIHYDRSTGNGRPFFYFAYGASVSEVAIDTLTGEYKVERVDILHDVGRSLNPAIDVGQIEGGFIQGMGWLTTEDLKWDENGRLISNNPATYKIPAIGDTPEIFNVDLYQRDNDEDSIYHSKAVGEPPFMLANSVWCALKDAISSLTDYKQDPQLPAPATPEAVLKCIESLSNTSNSEHN; encoded by the coding sequence ATGCGTAAATTGATTGAACAGCCCTTTACCAGCAATCCTCAGGGTAAAGTAGGTAAATCACATCCTCACGAAAGTGCAATTCGTCAGGTTAGTGGTCAGGCACGTTACGTTGATGACATGCCACAGCCCGCTAACTTGCAATTTGCCGCTATTGGCACGAGTCCTGCGGCGTCAGGGGCCATCAAGTCGTTAGATCTTGCTGATGTATGGGCTAGCCTAGGGGTGACAGATGTGATTACCGTTGACGATGTGCCTGGGCATGTTGATATTGCCCCTGTGTTTGATGGTGACCCTATATTTGCGCAAAACAGCGTGTTATTTCACGGCCAAGCGGTGTTTGCTGTACTCGCCGACACTGTAGAACACGCGCGGCAAGCAGCCCTCAAAGCAAAAATAGAGATAACCCCTAGCGCGTCTTGCCTAAGCGTCGAAGCAGCCAAGCAACAAAGTAACTTTGTGCGCCCGCCACACTACATGCAACAAGGTGATTTTGCTGCAGCATATAAAGTCAGCGACTTCACCCTGCAAAATCATTTGAGTATTGGTGGTCAAGAACATATGTATCTTGAAGGTCAGGTTTCCATGGCCATCAGTGAAGAAGAAGATCGAGTGCTCGTTTATACCTCAAGCCAACATCCCAGCGAAGTACAAAAACTCATTGCTGAAGTCTTGAATTGTAAATTACATAAGGTTGTCGTCGACATGCGCAGAATGGGTGGCGGTTTTGGCGGTAAAGAAACCCAAGCCGCGCAATGGGCATGCATTGCAGCCTTACTCGCCAAGCGAAACCAGTGTGCAGTAAAACTACGCTTACCACGCATGCAAGACATGATTGCGACCGGCAAACGTCACCCGTTCGAGAACAGTTATAAGGTCGGTTTTGATAAAGAAGGACTGATTAATGCGGCTGATATCGATATAAATGGAAATTGCGGACATTCCCCTGATTTGTCAGACGCTATTGTTGACCGGGCCATGTTTCATTGCGACAACGGCTATTATCTAGAGAACGTTAATGTCGCTGGTCATCGCTGTCGCACCAATCAGGTTTCGCACACTGCTTACCGTGGTTTTGGTGGGCCCCAAGGCATGATAGTGGCAGAAGCCATGATGGATGCCATCGCACGTAGAGTAAACAAAGATCCGCTAACGGTACGTAAGCTAAATTTGTACGGTGAACATCAACGTAATGTCACGCCCTACGGTATGACTGTCGAACACAATTTATTGGCGGATATTATCAGCCGCTTAGAAGACTCCTCAGATTATTGGCCGCGTAGAAAATCGATTAACGAATTCAATAAAACCAACCCCATTATCAAAAAAGGCCTGGCGTTAACGCCCGTTAAATTCGGCATTTCGTTCACCGCTAAACATTTGAATCAAGCGGGTGCCCTGCTCCATGTGTACACAGACGGCAGCATGCAGATTAATCACGGCGGCACAGAAATGGGCCAAGGCCTGCATACCAAGATTGGTCAGATAGTAGCTAATGAATTTGGTATATCCTTACACGATGTAGAAGTAACATCTACCCGCACTGATAAAGTGCCCAACACCTCCCCTACTGCAGCATCTAGCGGTACTGACTTAAATGGTAAAGCCGCACAAAATGCCTGCATTACCATCAAGCAACGCTTGGCTGATTTTTATGCCGCTGAAATAAACAGGTCTGATTTGACCGCTGAACATGTCATTTTCGCTGACAATACGGTTATGTTAGGCGAACATAGCATCGGCTTTGTAGAGCTGATTCAAAACGCCTACATTGGCCGAGTATCACTTTCCTCAACAGGCTTTTATAAAACCCCGAAAATTCATTATGATCGCAGCACAGGAAACGGGCGTCCATTTTTCTACTTTGCATATGGTGCATCGGTTTCTGAAGTGGCTATTGACACCTTGACCGGCGAGTACAAGGTCGAACGTGTGGATATTCTTCACGATGTGGGCCGCAGTTTAAACCCTGCTATTGATGTTGGCCAAATTGAAGGCGGCTTTATTCAAGGTATGGGCTGGCTGACCACAGAAGATTTAAAATGGGACGAAAACGGTCGACTAATAAGTAATAACCCTGCCACTTATAAAATCCCAGCCATTGGTGATACACCAGAAATATTTAACGTTGATTTGTATCAGCGGGATAATGATGAAGACAGTATTTATCACTCAAAAGCGGTCGGCGAGCCGCCCTTTATGCTGGCGAATTCTGTCTGGTGCGCTCTAAAAGACGCCATATCGAGTCTCACGGATTATAAACAGGACCCACAACTTCCAGCGCCCGCCACACCTGAAGCAGTACTGAAGTGCATCGAGTCGCTTAGTAACACATCAAACAGCGAGCACAACTAA
- the xdhC gene encoding xanthine dehydrogenase accessory protein XdhC translates to MNTNKWFDALHQCQEQGKAYVLVTVLASAGSTPRGNGTKMVITGDETFDTIGGGHLEFAATEQARALLANNEHTQHIEHYPLSSKLGQCCGGAVNVLFEVMVEQCQTVQIFGAGHVAHALIPLLVQLPLQIQWIDQREQLFPQGKATFDFANLKMIVSEEPTEHIALAPSNSWVVIMTHNHQLDYALVEAALKRPELPYIGMIGSNTKAKRFATRIAARMPDTIEPNRLVSPIGILDIPGKRPIEVAISIAGQLIQRLNNERVQGLHINADQINKSESQRQKQAKAWRASKELKDLL, encoded by the coding sequence ATGAACACCAATAAATGGTTTGACGCTCTGCATCAATGCCAAGAACAAGGTAAAGCCTATGTGTTGGTGACTGTGCTGGCATCTGCGGGTTCAACACCTCGCGGCAACGGAACCAAAATGGTTATTACCGGCGATGAGACGTTTGACACCATAGGTGGCGGTCATCTTGAGTTTGCAGCCACCGAACAGGCCCGTGCTTTGTTGGCGAACAATGAACACACCCAGCATATTGAGCATTACCCTCTATCAAGTAAGTTAGGCCAATGCTGTGGTGGCGCGGTAAATGTGTTATTCGAAGTCATGGTAGAGCAATGCCAAACCGTGCAAATATTCGGTGCCGGTCATGTTGCCCACGCCCTGATACCGCTACTTGTGCAACTGCCATTGCAAATACAATGGATTGATCAAAGAGAGCAGCTTTTTCCACAGGGTAAGGCGACGTTCGATTTCGCCAACCTAAAGATGATAGTTAGCGAAGAGCCAACTGAGCATATCGCATTAGCCCCTAGCAACAGTTGGGTGGTAATAATGACCCATAACCACCAATTAGATTACGCGCTTGTTGAAGCCGCCCTTAAGCGGCCTGAGCTACCTTACATCGGCATGATAGGCTCAAACACCAAAGCCAAGCGCTTTGCCACCCGCATCGCAGCACGTATGCCGGACACTATTGAGCCAAACCGCTTAGTCAGCCCAATTGGCATACTGGATATCCCTGGTAAACGCCCTATTGAGGTAGCCATATCTATCGCAGGACAGCTTATTCAACGCCTCAATAATGAACGTGTTCAAGGTCTGCACATAAACGCAGATCAGATAAATAAAAGTGAATCACAGCGCCAGAAACAAGCGAAAGCATGGCGCGCTTCAAAAGAGCTTAAAGACCTATTATGA
- the uraD gene encoding 2-oxo-4-hydroxy-4-carboxy-5-ureidoimidazoline decarboxylase — translation MTLDELNNSTVEAAEEFFAQTCAAKRWVTKMQEQRPYANKPNVLQRAQANWQDMGREDFLQAFDAHPMIGDISSLREKYASTKAMASNEQDGARQADEVTLLALQKLNLAYKEKHGFIFIICASGLDAHTMLKEIEQRIENTTATEISNASDEQIKITILRILKGLSDE, via the coding sequence ATGACCCTAGATGAACTGAATAACAGTACCGTTGAAGCAGCGGAAGAATTTTTCGCCCAAACCTGCGCAGCCAAACGTTGGGTCACTAAAATGCAAGAGCAGCGTCCTTATGCCAATAAGCCTAATGTACTTCAGCGAGCACAAGCCAATTGGCAAGACATGGGACGAGAGGACTTTTTACAAGCGTTCGATGCTCATCCGATGATCGGCGACATCAGTAGCCTACGTGAGAAGTATGCCAGCACTAAAGCCATGGCGAGCAACGAGCAAGATGGCGCCCGTCAAGCGGATGAAGTCACCTTACTGGCATTGCAAAAATTAAACCTGGCTTACAAAGAAAAACACGGTTTTATTTTTATCATATGCGCCAGTGGACTCGATGCGCACACCATGCTCAAGGAAATCGAGCAACGTATTGAGAACACGACGGCCACTGAGATCAGCAATGCCAGTGATGAACAAATTAAAATTACCATTTTACGTATACTAAAAGGCTTATCAGATGAATAA
- the uraH gene encoding hydroxyisourate hydrolase, giving the protein MNKAPSLSSHVLDTTLGKPASNMQLILTAPNGDIAHAQTDADGRCNQWSEVAISAGHYHLRFITGEYLSSQHGSAFYPFVDVHFEITQDGGHYHIPLLISPFGFSSYRGS; this is encoded by the coding sequence ATGAATAAAGCACCGTCACTTTCCAGCCATGTTTTAGACACCACCTTAGGTAAACCAGCCTCAAATATGCAGCTTATATTAACCGCGCCTAATGGTGATATTGCCCACGCACAAACAGATGCTGATGGCCGCTGTAATCAATGGAGTGAAGTCGCTATTTCAGCTGGACACTATCACCTTAGGTTTATAACCGGTGAGTATTTATCTAGCCAGCATGGCAGCGCATTTTATCCCTTCGTGGATGTGCATTTTGAAATAACGCAAGACGGTGGTCACTACCATATTCCGCTGCTTATTTCTCCTTTTGGCTTTAGCAGTTACCGCGGTAGCTAA
- the guaD gene encoding guanine deaminase: protein MTTHLYRASILHFAHKSNQPEDDYTYIQDGSLVTRNGKIIAVGERKIIENQYHDVEIHDFSGQLIVPGFIDSHLHFPQTEMLASFGEQLLDWLENYTFPTERKFAQPEYAAHIADIFLRQLYRHGTTSAMVYSSVHQCAADALFTAAQKHNMLLIAGKVCMDRHCPTWLQDTPEKAQKHSAELIERWHGKDRLHYAITPRFAPTSSPEQLHALGELAQQYPDVYIQTHLNENLNEIAWVNSLFPKHDGYLDVYDKFNMLRPKAVFGHCIHMQEHEWHRMAQSGASIAFCPTSNLFLGSGLFDLKTAEKHNIPVALATDVGAGTSFSMLRTLGEAYKVGQLRGDQLQPLHGLYLMTQGAAIAHGLADSIGNLNPGTDADFVVLNPNFDELTTLRFEQHNDVQDIIFALSMLADDRAISATYIAGEPVYQTPTE, encoded by the coding sequence ATGACAACACATTTATACCGTGCATCCATTTTGCACTTTGCACACAAAAGTAATCAGCCTGAAGATGATTATACCTATATCCAAGATGGTTCGCTGGTTACGCGTAACGGAAAAATCATTGCTGTAGGTGAAAGAAAAATCATCGAAAATCAATATCATGATGTTGAAATACATGATTTTTCTGGTCAACTCATTGTACCTGGCTTTATTGACAGTCATTTGCATTTCCCGCAGACAGAAATGCTCGCAAGTTTTGGTGAGCAATTACTGGATTGGCTAGAAAACTACACTTTCCCCACGGAAAGGAAATTTGCACAACCCGAGTATGCAGCGCACATTGCTGATATTTTCTTACGCCAACTTTACCGCCACGGTACCACCAGTGCCATGGTTTATTCTTCGGTACATCAGTGCGCAGCCGATGCGCTATTCACTGCAGCCCAAAAACACAATATGCTACTGATTGCCGGTAAAGTGTGCATGGACAGACATTGCCCAACTTGGTTACAAGACACCCCTGAAAAAGCACAAAAACACAGCGCTGAATTGATTGAACGCTGGCACGGTAAGGACAGATTGCATTACGCTATTACGCCCCGTTTTGCGCCAACCAGTAGTCCGGAACAATTGCACGCCTTAGGTGAATTAGCTCAGCAATATCCAGATGTTTATATCCAGACCCATTTGAATGAAAACCTGAATGAGATAGCCTGGGTAAATTCGCTGTTTCCTAAACACGATGGTTATCTCGATGTGTACGATAAATTCAATATGTTGCGCCCTAAAGCAGTTTTCGGGCATTGCATCCATATGCAAGAACATGAATGGCATCGAATGGCACAAAGTGGCGCAAGTATCGCTTTTTGCCCCACCTCAAATCTATTTTTAGGCAGTGGTTTATTCGACCTTAAAACGGCGGAAAAACATAATATACCAGTAGCATTAGCAACGGATGTTGGCGCAGGCACAAGTTTTAGTATGCTGCGCACCTTAGGTGAAGCCTATAAAGTAGGTCAATTGCGCGGCGATCAACTACAACCACTTCATGGCTTGTACCTGATGACTCAAGGTGCAGCAATTGCCCATGGTTTAGCGGACAGTATAGGCAACTTAAACCCCGGCACTGACGCGGACTTTGTCGTGCTTAATCCAAATTTTGACGAGTTGACGACCCTCAGGTTCGAGCAACATAACGACGTGCAAGATATTATTTTTGCTCTTAGTATGTTGGCAGATGACCGAGCCATCAGCGCTACATATATCGCCGGTGAGCCGGTTTACCAAACACCCACAGAATAA
- a CDS encoding urate hydroxylase PuuD: MAWFDWSSLFIRWFHVIAGVAWIGASFYFIWLDNNLRTPPKWKQDKGIKGDLWAVHGGGFYEVAKYQRGPEKIPETLHWFKWEAYTTWLSGFLLLSLIYYHGASIYLIDPTVMDLTPKDAITRGLGLIFGGLFIYEGACRSALSRYPALFGIMLLVLLGAVSYLATHWFSGRGAFMHVGALIGTIMAGNVFFKIMPAQRLMVDAVTNNTEIDPAWGLAAKLRSVHNNYLTLPLLFIMISNHYPMTFQHPQAWAVLMAIGVVSAWIRHYFNLKHVGISRPSVLITGAIGMLIIAGWVSYPRTANESSAPAVTMHTAPVALTAIEQKAFDVVQTHCANCHSAKPTDNLFVVAPLGLIFDTWQQVSAKAPLIYQRAVVTKDMPLMNKTGMTEQDRDAIRTWIDQ; this comes from the coding sequence ATGGCATGGTTTGATTGGTCATCTTTATTTATACGTTGGTTTCACGTCATTGCTGGCGTGGCGTGGATTGGCGCATCGTTTTACTTTATCTGGTTGGACAATAACTTACGCACTCCGCCAAAATGGAAACAAGACAAAGGCATTAAAGGCGATTTGTGGGCGGTGCATGGTGGCGGGTTTTACGAAGTCGCTAAATACCAGCGCGGCCCAGAGAAAATACCCGAAACTCTGCATTGGTTTAAATGGGAAGCCTACACCACTTGGTTAAGTGGTTTTTTACTGCTCAGCTTAATTTATTATCATGGCGCGTCGATTTACTTGATTGATCCCACCGTTATGGATTTAACGCCTAAAGACGCTATTACTCGTGGCTTAGGACTTATTTTTGGTGGTCTGTTTATTTACGAAGGCGCCTGTCGCAGCGCTCTAAGTCGCTACCCTGCTCTGTTTGGTATTATGTTACTCGTGCTGCTTGGCGCAGTGAGTTACTTAGCCACCCATTGGTTTAGCGGTCGCGGTGCGTTTATGCATGTAGGCGCATTAATCGGCACCATTATGGCCGGTAATGTATTTTTCAAAATCATGCCCGCCCAGCGCCTAATGGTTGACGCTGTCACCAATAATACAGAAATTGATCCCGCTTGGGGCTTAGCGGCTAAATTACGCTCGGTACACAACAATTACTTAACACTGCCATTGCTGTTTATCATGATCAGCAACCATTACCCTATGACGTTTCAACACCCTCAAGCTTGGGCTGTATTAATGGCAATAGGAGTGGTTTCAGCGTGGATACGTCATTACTTTAACCTAAAACATGTGGGTATTTCACGTCCTTCTGTGCTTATTACTGGCGCTATCGGCATGCTGATCATTGCCGGTTGGGTATCTTATCCGCGCACAGCAAATGAATCGTCTGCCCCCGCAGTTACAATGCACACTGCTCCGGTGGCATTGACTGCAATTGAACAAAAAGCGTTTGACGTAGTTCAGACCCACTGCGCTAATTGCCATTCAGCCAAACCAACAGACAACCTGTTTGTTGTTGCTCCGTTAGGCTTAATATTTGATACATGGCAACAGGTTAGCGCTAAAGCGCCGCTTATATATCAGCGCGCAGTCGTGACTAAAGATATGCCATTGATGAACAAGACCGGTATGACAGAACAAGATCGTGATGCCATACGTACATGGATTGACCAATAA
- a CDS encoding FMN-binding negative transcriptional regulator: MFIPNNMHMQDGEDIAQFINEHSFGILVSDPLEATHIPFIFAPDEGEKGVLYGHLAKANPQCKQLAQEKALVIFSGPHAYISPTWYEKGPGVPTWNYSAVHCTGRASLLNEDDTVQIMDRLVAKYEPELLSNEVLMPQAYQDKLRQAVVGFKIAISHIDAKDKLGQQRNVADQRGVFDALQKSTALSDNQLANYMQRKQLGTGRDR; this comes from the coding sequence ATGTTTATTCCAAACAATATGCATATGCAAGACGGAGAGGATATTGCTCAGTTTATTAATGAACATAGCTTTGGCATTTTAGTATCTGATCCGTTGGAGGCGACACACATTCCATTTATTTTTGCACCTGATGAGGGCGAAAAAGGGGTGTTATATGGGCATCTCGCAAAGGCCAACCCACAGTGTAAGCAACTCGCACAAGAGAAGGCGTTAGTCATTTTTAGTGGCCCCCACGCCTATATTTCTCCAACATGGTATGAAAAAGGTCCTGGTGTGCCTACATGGAACTACTCGGCTGTGCATTGCACTGGTCGTGCATCCTTATTAAACGAAGACGATACAGTACAAATTATGGATCGTCTTGTAGCAAAATATGAACCTGAATTATTAAGCAACGAAGTTTTGATGCCACAAGCTTATCAGGACAAGCTCAGGCAAGCGGTGGTGGGTTTTAAAATAGCTATTAGCCACATTGACGCCAAAGACAAGTTAGGGCAACAGCGCAACGTTGCAGATCAGCGAGGTGTCTTTGACGCATTACAGAAAAGTACTGCCCTTAGCGACAACCAATTAGCGAATTACATGCAGCGTAAACAACTAGGCACAGGAAGGGACAGGTAA
- a CDS encoding VOC family protein: MFSHVMIGVNDMDASKAFYDATMAVLGYKPGVMDDKGRCFYFEKSGIFALTKPIDGEPACHGNGSTLGFKVESVEQAEAWHAAGLANGGVACEDPPGVRGAGENQMHLAYLRDPAGNKICTLIRV, translated from the coding sequence ATGTTTAGTCACGTAATGATAGGTGTTAACGATATGGATGCATCAAAAGCGTTTTATGATGCAACAATGGCTGTTTTGGGCTACAAACCAGGTGTTATGGATGATAAAGGGCGTTGTTTCTATTTCGAAAAAAGCGGCATATTCGCGTTAACTAAACCTATCGACGGTGAGCCCGCTTGTCATGGGAATGGTTCGACTCTAGGCTTTAAGGTGGAAAGCGTCGAACAAGCGGAAGCTTGGCATGCTGCAGGTTTGGCTAATGGTGGGGTAGCTTGTGAAGATCCTCCTGGTGTGCGCGGGGCGGGTGAGAATCAAATGCACCTTGCGTATTTACGTGACCCTGCAGGGAATAAAATTTGTACTCTTATTCGAGTATAA
- a CDS encoding helix-turn-helix transcriptional regulator, whose protein sequence is MDMQLNKDTLKTQRDTRAWSQTQLAEVTGLSLRTIQRIEKSGVASQESAKSLASVYECSITELLVKDVSSPNENRFSINNMSSTAKMIHLAVLCPVLGIALYLFVTGHSSTVWVDLIRDSVFSSAISEDRLDKISLLILVLAVGLPSLIPGLMYDFISKEGGLIKRFP, encoded by the coding sequence ATGGATATGCAATTAAATAAAGACACGTTAAAGACTCAACGAGACACTAGAGCCTGGAGCCAAACGCAGCTAGCTGAGGTAACAGGCTTAAGCTTACGGACGATTCAACGAATTGAAAAATCTGGCGTGGCGTCCCAAGAATCAGCTAAATCGTTGGCGTCAGTTTATGAATGCTCTATTACTGAGTTATTGGTCAAAGACGTCTCTTCACCTAATGAAAATAGGTTCTCTATCAACAATATGAGTTCGACCGCTAAGATGATCCATTTAGCCGTGTTATGTCCCGTGCTTGGCATTGCGCTTTACTTATTTGTCACGGGACATAGTTCCACCGTTTGGGTAGACCTAATCAGAGACTCAGTTTTCAGCAGTGCAATATCAGAAGATAGGCTCGACAAAATAAGCTTGTTGATTTTGGTTCTGGCGGTAGGATTACCATCGTTAATCCCTGGCCTTATGTATGATTTTATAAGTAAAGAGGGCGGCCTTATAAAACGTTTTCCTTAG
- a CDS encoding undecaprenyl-diphosphate phosphatase: MDFLQSIILGIIEGVTEFLPISSTGHLIVASSWLGVEQTESNKAFEVIIQLSAILAVVANYRDKFTLKHRDLWVKVLLAFIPIGCIGLLFHQQIKDFFTVSVVGTMFIVGGLVFLIVEYFYKEHFEQTMEIENISYKQAMWIGVAQVFALIPGTSRAGASIVGGLLVGLNRKVSAEFSFLLALPVLAAAAGFDTLKHYNEFSDGNLRILLVGFVTSFIVAYLSINLFMRFLDRFTFVAFGIYRIVFGVILLWLM, translated from the coding sequence ATGGATTTTTTACAATCGATAATCTTAGGCATCATTGAGGGTGTTACCGAGTTTTTACCTATTTCTTCAACTGGTCATCTGATAGTGGCCAGTAGTTGGTTGGGAGTTGAGCAGACCGAGTCAAACAAGGCGTTTGAGGTGATCATTCAACTTTCTGCCATTCTTGCTGTTGTTGCCAACTATAGAGATAAATTTACCTTAAAACACCGCGATTTATGGGTGAAAGTACTATTAGCATTTATTCCAATTGGCTGCATTGGACTGCTATTTCATCAACAGATTAAAGACTTTTTTACCGTGTCAGTCGTGGGCACAATGTTCATTGTTGGCGGACTTGTCTTTTTGATTGTTGAGTATTTTTATAAAGAACATTTTGAACAAACAATGGAGATAGAAAATATCTCCTATAAGCAAGCCATGTGGATAGGCGTTGCCCAAGTGTTTGCACTTATACCTGGTACAAGTCGAGCTGGGGCTTCTATCGTTGGAGGCTTACTGGTCGGGTTGAATCGAAAAGTCAGCGCGGAATTTTCCTTTTTGCTTGCGCTTCCTGTACTTGCTGCTGCAGCTGGGTTTGATACCTTAAAACATTATAATGAATTTAGTGACGGTAATTTACGCATTTTGCTAGTGGGTTTTGTGACTTCCTTTATAGTTGCTTATTTGTCGATTAACTTATTTATGCGTTTTCTGGACAGATTTACATTCGTTGCATTCGGTATATATAGGATTGTGTTCGGTGTGATTTTGTTGTGGCTAATGTAA
- a CDS encoding phytanoyl-CoA dioxygenase family protein, with the protein MTKTNNIESIVDLQHDLANKYKAFLSDKSSVSDDLKTQIADDFDALQKNGYVIITNLLSKLELDAIRSATVPLLGGAGRNNFEGLKTQRLYSVLEKTRVIDSLAIHPRITGLLDKLFQPNFLLSQAQMINILPGEAAQPLHYDDGFYPVPRPRKPFGAATIWSIDEFTEENGATVFIPESHMLGQEIITDRSRTIPLVMPAGSVVFFLGTTWHGGGANHSQHSRLAATCQYCEPWLRPQENFFLELSQETLQKIPEQLLSMVGYSIHPPFMGMVNGMHPKRTLPDIKR; encoded by the coding sequence ATGACTAAAACTAATAATATTGAGTCGATTGTCGATCTTCAGCATGACCTTGCTAATAAATACAAAGCGTTTCTATCTGACAAGAGCAGCGTTTCAGACGACCTTAAAACACAAATAGCCGACGATTTCGACGCATTACAGAAAAATGGCTACGTCATAATTACTAACTTGCTTAGCAAGCTTGAATTAGACGCTATTCGAAGTGCAACGGTTCCGTTATTAGGTGGTGCAGGTCGAAATAACTTTGAAGGGCTAAAAACACAGCGGCTTTATAGTGTGCTTGAAAAAACACGCGTAATTGATTCTCTTGCTATTCATCCTAGGATCACAGGTCTACTTGATAAACTATTTCAACCCAATTTCCTGCTCAGCCAAGCTCAAATGATAAATATTTTGCCAGGTGAGGCAGCGCAGCCATTGCATTACGATGATGGCTTTTACCCTGTACCGCGCCCACGCAAGCCATTCGGTGCAGCGACTATTTGGTCTATAGATGAATTTACCGAGGAAAATGGCGCAACGGTTTTCATTCCTGAAAGTCACATGCTTGGACAAGAGATTATCACCGATCGAAGCAGAACCATTCCATTGGTGATGCCCGCAGGCTCGGTCGTTTTTTTCTTGGGTACCACTTGGCACGGTGGCGGTGCTAATCATTCGCAACATAGTCGTCTTGCTGCAACCTGCCAGTACTGTGAACCTTGGCTTAGACCACAGGAAAATTTCTTTTTAGAGCTCAGCCAAGAAACGCTGCAAAAAATTCCTGAACAATTGCTAAGTATGGTTGGATATTCTATACATCCCCCTTTTATGGGTATGGTTAATGGTATGCATCCGAAGCGCACATTACCTGACATCAAAAGATAA